In Oceanibaculum nanhaiense, the following proteins share a genomic window:
- a CDS encoding phage head spike fiber domain-containing protein: MANMILGWVNEADRADLSGGRWATALPQAALADDRLSKAARTLGNRPADTAIVADLSEARTIGLAALFGAVAAPAAGCPLGSARYRVRASDDARLTGPLLDLDFTSYGPEDPRIAFARSSLATRFDRTGLLQGYGLTEPLTINLDGFDPPGTLELVLQQKDRDFWVGEAVRLADPEDAGRSLGGTLLTFDRASGAIRLAIDSVAGSGSPTIAWRLESLAARYGRRQDHDPASGTPRGFLIEGERTNLLARSAGFGEAVWTKQGSIVASGGTAPDGTQDAALLREDGSTGFHQITQSVTVAEGTIVTLSLFVKPAGRTRLALLLSSGGDYAQGTFDLAAGSASTAQGGAGTALSARIIPLAGGWARCALTGSIVGETSYLAACRLLNPGGSYEGDGTSGMLVWGAQAEAGPDASSYIPTSGGPATRAADSARLALDMSLPEGTLLAAYRSRRTGSVAIAGLNDGTADNGIELRHGASGARLGSIIAGGAEQAALSTGSPAADTASMAGIAFAAGDVAATADGAAVVTGTPGALPAFTGLDLGNRPNGETLDGHLARVQLYGRRLTDTELTGASASLALQLGPIAYDSGWLDVWQGNWRREGYAAVMLATPPDVAARYWRFDLDDQASPDGFLDLARLWLGPAVRLSVNYEYGAALGIEAEARIARAQDGTARFEDRARLRIASYPIEHQSAQEAYRVHLELQRVAGPSGEVLAVADPDDTEFRAERVFIARLRSLRPVAHRAFQRFGTELELEERLS, from the coding sequence ATGGCGAACATGATCCTGGGCTGGGTGAACGAGGCTGACCGCGCGGACCTAAGCGGCGGGCGCTGGGCAACGGCGCTGCCGCAGGCGGCGCTGGCGGATGACCGTCTGTCGAAGGCGGCACGCACGCTGGGCAACCGGCCTGCCGATACGGCCATTGTGGCCGATCTGAGCGAGGCCAGGACCATCGGCCTGGCCGCGCTGTTCGGCGCGGTGGCGGCACCCGCTGCCGGTTGCCCGCTGGGCTCGGCGCGCTACCGCGTGCGCGCCAGCGACGATGCCCGCCTGACAGGCCCGCTGCTCGACCTCGATTTCACCAGCTATGGGCCGGAGGATCCGCGCATCGCCTTTGCGCGGTCCAGCCTCGCCACCCGGTTCGACCGCACCGGCCTGCTGCAGGGCTATGGCCTGACCGAGCCGCTGACAATCAACCTCGACGGGTTCGATCCGCCCGGCACGCTGGAATTGGTGCTTCAGCAGAAGGACCGCGACTTCTGGGTCGGCGAGGCAGTCAGGCTGGCCGACCCGGAGGATGCCGGCCGCTCTCTGGGCGGCACGCTGCTGACCTTCGACCGGGCAAGCGGCGCGATCCGCCTCGCCATCGACAGCGTCGCTGGCAGCGGCAGCCCTACCATCGCCTGGCGGCTGGAGAGCCTGGCTGCGCGTTACGGGCGGCGGCAGGACCATGACCCGGCCAGCGGCACGCCGCGCGGCTTCCTGATCGAGGGCGAACGGACCAACCTGCTCGCCCGCTCCGCCGGCTTCGGCGAGGCGGTGTGGACGAAGCAGGGCAGCATCGTCGCCAGCGGCGGGACGGCGCCGGACGGCACCCAGGATGCCGCCCTGCTGCGCGAGGATGGCAGCACCGGCTTCCACCAGATAACGCAATCCGTCACCGTGGCCGAGGGTACGATCGTGACGCTCAGCCTGTTCGTAAAACCGGCCGGGCGCACGCGCCTCGCCCTGCTGCTGTCCAGCGGCGGCGATTATGCCCAAGGCACATTCGACCTTGCCGCCGGCAGCGCCAGCACCGCGCAGGGCGGGGCCGGCACGGCGCTGTCGGCGCGGATCATCCCGCTGGCCGGGGGCTGGGCGCGTTGCGCGCTGACGGGTTCCATCGTCGGGGAGACAAGCTACCTCGCCGCCTGCCGGCTGTTGAATCCCGGCGGCAGCTACGAGGGCGATGGCACCAGCGGGATGCTGGTCTGGGGCGCGCAGGCCGAGGCAGGGCCGGATGCCAGCAGCTATATCCCCACATCCGGCGGACCGGCCACCCGCGCCGCCGACAGCGCCAGACTAGCGCTTGATATGAGTTTGCCGGAAGGCACCCTTCTGGCCGCCTATCGCAGCCGGCGCACCGGATCGGTCGCCATTGCCGGGCTGAATGACGGCACGGCGGACAATGGCATCGAGCTGCGCCACGGCGCCAGCGGGGCGCGGCTGGGCTCGATCATCGCCGGCGGGGCCGAGCAGGCCGCGCTGTCCACCGGCAGCCCCGCCGCCGATACCGCATCCATGGCCGGGATTGCCTTTGCTGCGGGGGATGTTGCTGCCACCGCCGATGGCGCTGCGGTTGTAACGGGCACGCCGGGCGCCCTGCCCGCCTTTACCGGCCTCGATCTCGGGAACCGCCCAAACGGAGAGACTCTCGACGGGCATCTCGCCCGCGTGCAGCTCTATGGCCGGCGGCTGACCGATACCGAACTGACGGGCGCCAGCGCCAGCCTCGCCCTGCAGCTTGGCCCCATTGCCTACGATTCCGGCTGGCTGGATGTCTGGCAGGGCAATTGGCGGCGCGAGGGTTATGCTGCCGTGATGCTGGCCACGCCACCGGACGTGGCGGCGCGCTACTGGCGCTTCGACCTGGACGATCAGGCCAGCCCCGACGGCTTCCTCGACCTCGCCCGGCTGTGGCTGGGGCCGGCGGTGCGCCTGTCGGTGAATTACGAATATGGGGCGGCGCTGGGCATCGAGGCCGAGGCCCGCATCGCCCGCGCGCAGGACGGCACGGCGCGCTTCGAGGACCGTGCCCGGCTGCGAATCGCCAGCTACCCCATCGAGCATCAGAGCGCGCAGGAAGCCTACCGCGTGCATCTGGAGCTGCAGCGCGTTGCCGGTCCGTCCGGCGAGGTGCTGGCCGTCGCCGATCCCGACGATACCGAATTCCGCGCCGAGCGGGTGTTCATCGCCCGGCTGCGGAGCCTGCGGCCGGTCGCCCACCGCGCCTTCCAGCGCTTCGGCACCGAGCTGGAGTTGGAGGAAAGGCTGAGCTAG
- a CDS encoding phage head spike fiber domain-containing protein, translating to MPILYLAEIALYQNGAVETLRLATGPYRTAPDDPALPDVAFLPLIVSPPGFSAHAFGSGRTGGRSTTGAGEIVLNNADRFFDRYAGAGWDGRPFRLYRGSSDARAGGRFHEFELIFAGTAEQAEWRDLHVHLFLRDRQAEFEVPIQRETYAGTNSGATGNEGTADDIKGRPKLLCYGLCHNVPLAPLNTAALRYGAHDGSIFSVDELYDRGAPLSKVTGTPAAGQYREDVTEGYVTLGGSPAGTITAKISGERLENLFLWSEQFMNPAWVKDSGVAVANDVITGPNGGATAERIDIPAEEGAGFRQSVSVTAGQPYTFSIYLRSVVGTVTLGMGIEDATKQEITLDESWRRFTITETVSGSTVSPGIFSLGNAAAIYAWGAQIELGSVAKNGIVTGGTPHPSSYTAQPADMLRTIAVTRSELVDFLDLDHASFQTLNEATSGIGLGLFIDREMSIAEAFDLICESIGGFWYFTRNGRLAVRRLEAPTGNPVASFDRSVAANPRRLTTNDAGRGLPNHRVVLGWRRNWLVQQGDQLAGSVPAERRAFLSEEYRTVAAADPSVLTAHPLSEELRRMTLLEEPADAAAEADRLLALHGVRRDLIEFELPVAAYFAAGAPWLGDEIAYRDECFLDYAEGRPLILLGVEEDYEADRITLQAWG from the coding sequence ATGCCGATCCTGTATCTGGCCGAGATCGCGCTGTACCAGAACGGCGCGGTGGAGACACTGCGCCTGGCGACCGGCCCGTACCGCACCGCGCCCGACGACCCGGCACTGCCCGATGTCGCGTTCCTGCCGCTGATCGTCAGCCCGCCCGGCTTTTCCGCCCATGCCTTCGGATCGGGCCGCACCGGCGGGCGCTCCACCACCGGCGCGGGCGAGATCGTGCTGAACAATGCCGACCGCTTCTTCGACCGCTATGCCGGGGCGGGCTGGGACGGGCGGCCCTTCCGGCTCTATCGCGGATCTTCTGACGCTCGGGCTGGCGGACGCTTCCATGAATTCGAACTGATCTTCGCCGGCACGGCGGAACAGGCGGAATGGCGCGATTTGCATGTGCACCTGTTCCTGCGCGACCGGCAGGCGGAGTTCGAGGTGCCGATCCAGCGCGAAACCTATGCGGGCACGAACAGCGGTGCGACCGGCAATGAGGGCACGGCGGACGACATCAAGGGCCGGCCGAAGCTGCTGTGCTATGGCCTGTGCCACAATGTGCCGCTGGCGCCCTTGAACACGGCAGCGCTGCGCTATGGCGCGCATGACGGCTCGATCTTCTCAGTGGACGAACTCTACGACCGGGGCGCGCCACTGTCGAAAGTGACCGGCACGCCCGCCGCTGGCCAGTACCGCGAGGATGTAACCGAGGGGTATGTCACGCTGGGCGGCAGCCCGGCCGGTACCATCACCGCCAAAATCTCCGGCGAGCGGCTGGAAAATCTGTTCCTGTGGTCGGAGCAGTTCATGAACCCGGCCTGGGTGAAGGATAGCGGCGTGGCGGTCGCAAACGACGTCATCACCGGCCCGAATGGCGGCGCGACCGCCGAGCGCATCGACATTCCCGCCGAGGAAGGCGCCGGCTTCCGCCAGAGCGTCAGCGTGACCGCCGGCCAGCCCTATACCTTCTCTATCTATCTGCGCAGCGTGGTCGGCACCGTGACGCTGGGCATGGGCATCGAGGATGCTACCAAGCAGGAAATCACGCTGGACGAAAGCTGGCGGCGATTCACCATCACCGAGACCGTCTCCGGCTCAACCGTCTCGCCCGGTATCTTCAGCCTGGGCAATGCGGCGGCGATTTATGCCTGGGGCGCGCAGATCGAGCTGGGCAGCGTAGCGAAGAATGGCATCGTCACCGGCGGCACGCCGCACCCATCCAGCTATACCGCACAGCCCGCCGACATGCTGCGCACCATCGCCGTCACCCGCTCCGAGCTGGTGGATTTCCTCGATCTCGACCATGCCAGTTTCCAGACTCTCAACGAGGCTACTTCGGGCATCGGCCTCGGCCTGTTCATCGACCGCGAGATGAGTATCGCCGAAGCCTTCGATCTGATCTGTGAGAGCATTGGCGGTTTCTGGTACTTCACCCGCAACGGGCGGCTGGCAGTCAGGCGGCTGGAAGCGCCCACGGGCAATCCGGTGGCCTCGTTCGACCGGTCGGTCGCGGCCAATCCGCGCCGCCTTACCACCAACGATGCCGGGCGTGGCCTGCCGAACCACCGCGTGGTGCTGGGCTGGCGGCGCAACTGGCTGGTGCAGCAGGGCGACCAGCTTGCCGGGTCGGTGCCGGCCGAACGCCGCGCCTTCCTGTCCGAGGAATACCGCACCGTGGCCGCTGCCGATCCTTCGGTGCTAACCGCGCACCCGCTGTCGGAGGAGCTGCGCCGGATGACGCTGCTGGAAGAGCCGGCGGATGCGGCGGCGGAGGCCGACCGGCTGCTGGCGCTGCATGGCGTGCGCCGCGACCTGATCGAGTTCGAGCTGCCGGTCGCCGCCTATTTCGCGGCCGGCGCGCCCTGGCTGGGCGACGAGATCGCCTACCGCGACGAGTGCTTCCTCGATTATGCGGAAGGCCGGCCACTGATCCTGCTGGGGGTGGAGGAGGATTATGAGGCCGACCGCATCACCCTGCAGGCCTGGGGGTGA